A region from the Diadema setosum chromosome 13, eeDiaSeto1, whole genome shotgun sequence genome encodes:
- the LOC140236499 gene encoding S-methyl-5'-thioadenosine phosphorylase-like: MTAIKVGIIGGSGLDDPDILQCRQEKFVETPYGKPSDALILGQIGGVDCVLLARHGRKHNIMPSNVNYRANIYALKQEGCTHLIVTTACGSLQEHIAPGHIVIPDQFIDRTHRRVQTFYDGSEDGPQGISHLAMHSPFCEKSRELLITSTESLGLKCHTTGTVITIEGPRFSSRAESKMFRIFGGDIINMTTVPEVVLAKEQSLCYAAIALPTDYDSWRESEEPVSVEVVMKTFSMNAANAKKILLDVIPKIAQADWEDTIKAHEATAKESIMGV, translated from the exons ATGACCGCAATCAAG GTTGGAATTATTGGTGGATCTGGCTTGGATGACCCAGATATTCTGCAGTGCAGACAGGAAAAGTTTGTGGAGACTCCATATGGAAAG CCCTCTGATGCTCTTATTCTTGGTCAAATTGGTGGAGTGGACTGTGTCTTGCTTGCCAG ACATGGCAGAAAGCACAACATCATGCCCTCCAATGTGAACTACCGTGCCAACATCTATGCCCTGAAGCAGGAGGGCTGCACACACCTGATTGTGACCACAGCCTGTGGCTCCCTCCAGGAACACATCGCTCCCGGCCACATTGTCATTCCGGACCAGTTCATCGACCGCACCCATCGGCGGGTGCAGACGTTCTACGATGGGTCAGAGGATGGCCCACAGGGCATTTCCCACTTGGCCATGCACTCACCCTTCTGTGAGAAGTCTCGTGAG TTACTCATCACATCAACCGAGTCTCTCGGCCTGAAGTGCCACACGACAGGCACTGTCATCACCATCGAGGGTCCCCGTTTCTCCTCAAGAGCAGAGAGCAAGATGTTTCGAATCTTCGGAGGGGACATCATCAACATGACGACAGTACCTGAGGTGGTGCTTGCTAAGGAGCAGAGCCTCTGTTACGCAGCCATTGCTCTGCCAACAGACTACGACAGCTGGAGGGAGTCGGAGGAACCA GTTTCTGTTGAGGTGGTGATGAAGACCTTTTCCATGAATGCTGCAAATGCCAAGAAAATCCTCCTTGATGTCATTCCAAAAATTGCCCAGGCTGACTGGGAAGATACCATCAAGGCTCATGAG GCAACTGCAAAGGAGTCAATAATGGGAGTGTGA